A genome region from Camelina sativa cultivar DH55 chromosome 10, Cs, whole genome shotgun sequence includes the following:
- the LOC104720602 gene encoding uncharacterized protein LOC104720602 — MYHTQECSSMLQNRMPEKCGDPGPFTLACTIGDLKFNKCLCDLGASVSPMPLSVATRLGLYTLKPTQVTLVLGDRSTRCPEGVLENLPVQIGNCYIPTDFIVLKLDEESQEPILLGRPFLATTGAMINVREGKIDLHMEDLVLRFNLDKVAKKPTIDGQTFWVDKIGEIADEIYDEVCTSDHLAVALTKKEIELGYLSE, encoded by the coding sequence ATGTATCACACGCAAGAATGCAGTTCAATGCTCCAAAATCGAATGCCTGAGAAATGTGGAGATCCAGGACCGTTTACTCTGGCTTGCACAATAGGAGATCTCAAGTTCAATAAGTGCCTCTGCGATTTAGGAGCAAGTGTGAGCCCGATGCCACTCAGCGTTGCAACGCGACTTGGTCTATACACTTTGAAGCCGACCCAAGTCACTTTAGTCCTTGGTGATCGTTCTACCCGATGTCCAGAAGGGGTATTAGAGAACCTACCAGTGCAAATTGGGAACTGCTACATACCCACTGACTTCATTGTTTTGAAACTCGACGAGGAATCCCAAGAACCCATTCTCCTTGGAAGACCTTTCTTGGCCACGACTGGTGCAATGATAAACGTCCGAGAGGGAAAAATTGATTTGCACATGGAGGATTTGGTCTTGAGATTCAACCTGGATAAAGTAGCTAAGAAACCCACAATCGATGGCCAAACATTCTGGGTTGACAAAATTGGAGAAATAGCTGACGAGATCTATGATGAAGTGTGTACTAGTGACCACCTGGCCGTAGCATTAACGAAGAAGGAAATAGAGCTGGGATACCTATCCGAGTAG